A part of Podarcis muralis chromosome 13, rPodMur119.hap1.1, whole genome shotgun sequence genomic DNA contains:
- the LOC114581745 gene encoding beta-2-glycoprotein 1-like: MSSLLFLALLAVLWFSQGSGQVGVRNLTDPKCPLRKKNFTMLTGQTCQKNCERRRCSKSRKCECDGECGMSCISTGLRCAWPVTIDNAETQLVQESTMFGDLMEVTCKPGFIMADGQEVAVSRCQGDAKWSFTLPCEDARNPPSHCKSPPEIENGSHEGGPYNTGREVHYWCDYGYRLEGPSSLLCQENEEWSRAAPTCHPVTCSRPPNIAEATLVAVHQSEYPVGTVIYYLCNKDFLLDGSNRVVCLENGNWSQLPYCRARCPITAKRSRMIYQGRKLWVYEIPDGLVHHGEIVTFFCRSENKTCSFTADSQCFDGVLKMPDCYDEPTYLQYHLFPKRVVSEIPAC, from the exons ATGTCCTCGCTCCTTTTCCTGGCACTGCTGGCGGTTCTCTGGTTCTCACAAGGCTCTGGACAAGTGGGAG TCAGGAATCTGACCGACCCCAAATGTCCACTGCGGAAGAAGAATTTTACAATGCTGACAGGGCAGACGTGCCAGAAGAACTGTGAGCGCCGCAGATGCTCTAAAAGCAGGAAGTGTGAATGTGACGGGGAATGTGGAATGAGCTGCATTTCTACAG GCTTGAGGTGTGCATGGCCGGTGACAATTGACAATGCTGAGACACAACTGGTCCAGGAATCCACTATGTTTGGGGACTTAATGGAGGTGACATGCAAGCCTGGATTTATAATGGCTGATGGGCAGGAAGTGGCAGTAAGTCGCTGCCAAGGAGACGCGAAGTGGAGCTTCACTTTACCCTGTGAAG ATGCTCGTAACCCACCATCCCACTGCAAATCTCCACCAGAGATCGAAAATGGATCCCATGAAGGGGGCCCTTACAACACAGGAAGGGAAGTGCACTACTGGTGTGACTATGG ATATCGCCTAGAGGGACCCAGCTCTCTTTTATGCCAAGAGAATGAGGAATGGTCACGTGCAGCCCCAACCTGCCACC cTGTGACCTGTTCCCGACCCCCCAATATTGCTGAAGCAACCCTGGTTGCTGTGCACCAGTCTGAATACCCCGTGGGAACTGTCATCTATTACTTGTGTAACAAGGACTTCCTCTTAGATGGCTCTAACAGAGTGGTTTGCCTGGAGAATGGAAACTGGTCCCAACTACCCTACTGCAGAG CCCGCTGTCCCATCACTGCCAAGAGGAGCCGGATGATCTACCAAGGGCGTAAGCTCTGGGTCTATGAGATCCCTGATGGTCTGGTTCATCATGGAGAAATTGTCACATTTTTCTGCCGTAGTGAGAACAAGACCTGCAGTTTTACGGCCGACAGCCAGTGTTTCGATGGTGTGTTGAAGATGCCCGACTGCTACGATG AGCCTACCTATCTGCAATACCACCTGTTCCCCAAAAGAGTTGTATCTGAAATACCTGCTTGTTGA